The following proteins come from a genomic window of Denticeps clupeoides unplaced genomic scaffold, fDenClu1.1, whole genome shotgun sequence:
- the LOC114772562 gene encoding INO80 complex subunit B-like isoform X1, producing the protein MGKRKDVIHHPRFHAGDASEAAGYNPHRKKHKKHKKHKKKCHRDDGGLSFSSEAMESDSGLPINLKPPQLKLKIKLGGQTMGTKRLCVGSVPTFTVLPGTVRSAPPLMVVDDCDEDDEDDDDEDENEPSEGVPIEQYRAWLDEDSNVEPSSLPDVDGESPQEGPMDEEERWLEALEKGELDDNGELKKEIDVSLLTARQKALLHKQQSQPLLELPMGYKEKELTVEMMQKREERARKRRLQAAKKAEENKNQTIERLTKTSKGKMKSLKERKSRQAQIPMVRYSDSAQGASVSFPLGVAAPSPAPPRAPPPPPASCGVLGCPNLKRYSCSRTGTPLCSLECYRRNLVLLEGAA; encoded by the exons ATGGGGAAGAGGAAGGACGTGATCCATCATCCCAGGTTCCATGCAG GAGACGCGAGTGAGGCCGCAGGGTACAACCCCCATCGCAAGAAACACAAGAAGCATAAGAAGCACAAGAAGAAGTGCCACCGTGATGACGGCGGCCTCAGCTTCTCCTCCGAGGCCATGGAGTCGGACTCTGGGCTGCCCATCAACCTGAAGCCACCTCAGCTAAAGCTGAAGATCAAGTTGGGAGGACAGACGATGGGCACGAAGAG ACTGTGTGTGGGCAGCGTGCCGACGTTCACCGTGCTCCCGGGGACGGTGCGATCTGCACCTCCGCTGATGGTCGTGGATGACTGTGACGAGGATGACGAGGACGATGATGACGAGGACGAAAACGAGCCTTCTGAGGGAGTTCCCATTGAGCAGTATCGGGCCTGGCTTG ATGAGGACAGTAACGTGGAGCCGTCGTCTCTGCCCGACGTGGACGGCGAGTCGCCACAAGAGGGCCCTATGGACGAGGAGGAGCGGTGGCTGGAGGCCCTGGAGAAAGGGGAGCTGGACGACAACGGCGAGCTGAAGAAGGAAATCGACGTGTCTCTCCTCACCGCCAGGCAG AAAGCCCTCCTGCACAAGCAGCAGAGCCAGCCGCTGCTGGAGCTGCCCATGGGCTACAAGGAGAAGGAGCTGACGGTGGAGATGATGCAGAAGCGCGAGGAGCGAGCGCGCAAGCGCCGCCTTCAGGCCGCCAAGAAGGCGGAGGAGAACAAGAACCAGACCATCGAGCGCCTCACCAAGACCAGCAAGGGCAAGATGAAGAGCCTGAAGGAGCGCAAGTCCAGGCAGGCGCAGATTCCCATGGTGCGCTACAGCGACTCCGCCCAGGGCGCCAGCGTGTCCTTCCCCCTGGGCGTGGCCGCCCCATCCCCGGCTCCGCCCCGCGCCCCTCCCCCGCCTCCGGCCAGCTGCGGCGTGCTGGGCTGCCCCAACCTGAAGAGGTACTCCTGCTCCAGAACCGGGACGCCGCTCTGCAGCCTGGAGTGCTACAGGAGGAACCTGGTTCTGTTGGAGGGTGCGGCCTAG
- the LOC114772560 gene encoding kynurenine/alpha-aminoadipate aminotransferase, mitochondrial-like isoform X1, with protein MSHITGDQGKGRQGLRLPTPPGNMNYSRFLTAVSAARRPSAIRILTELQQRSPPSLISLAGGAPNPDTFPFQFATIKVKNGDSIVFDEATMKRALQYSASPGIPELLSWMKGLQKSLHNPPTLAYSPENGQMEMCVTTGSQEGLCKVFEMLVNPGDNVLLDAPTYSGTLAALLPLGCNIINVPSDQHGMIPEALGDILSRWDPADAHAPGSSVPRVLYTIPNGGNPTGASMTARRKQEVYELARKYDFLIIEDDPYYFLQFQKPWAPTFLSMDVDGRIIRTDSFSKILSSGLRIGFVTGPKPLVDRVVLHIQASTMHTSTFTQLMVSQLLQDWGQDGFLRHVDGVVQFYRSQRNAMLSSADRWLKGLAEWHAPAAGMFLWIRLHGIADTKQLIMEKALEKEVLLVPGGVFNIDSSEACPYVRAAFSLSTPQQIDEAFKRLSALIREAAQP; from the exons ATGAGCCACATCACCGGCGACCAAGGCAAGGGACGACAG GGTCTCCGGCTGCCCACCCCTCCAGGAAACATGAACTACTCACGCTTCCTGACCGCAGTGAGCGCGGCACGGAGGCCCTCGGCAATCCGGATCCTGA CCGAGCTGCAGCAGCGGTCTCCCCCATCCCTGATCTCGCTGGCCGGCGGGGCGCCCAACCCCGACACCTTCCCCTTCCAGTTCGCCACCATCAAAGTGAAGAATGGCGACTCCATCGTGTTCGATGAAGCCACGATGAAGAGGGCTCTACAGTACTCCGCCTCCCCTGG AATTCCTGAACTGCTGTCGTGGATGAAGGGTCTCCAGAAGAGTCTGCACAACCCGCCCACGCTGGCCTACAGCCCAGAGAACGGCCAGATGGAGATGTGCGTGACCACCGGCAGCCAGGAGGGACTCTGCAAG gtgTTTGAAATGCTGGTTAACCCAGGAGACAACGTCCTTCTTGATGCACCCACGTACTCCGGCACCCTCGCAGCC CTGCTTCCTCTGGGCTGTAACATCATCAACGTCCCCAGTGACCAGCACGGCATGATCCCAGAGGCGCTCGGGGACATTCTGTCACGCTGGGACCCCGCGGACGCCCACGCGCCCGGCAGCAGCGTCCCCAGGGTGCTGTACACCATCCCCAACGGGGGCAACCCCACCGGCGCCTCCATGACCGCCCGGCGCAAGCAGGAAGTGTATGAG CTTGCGAGGAAATACGACTTCCTGATCATTGAAGATGATCCATATTACTTCCTGCAGTTTCAGAAG CCCTGGGCTCCTACTTTCCTCTCCATGGACGTGGACGGTCGGATCATCCGCACCGACTCCTTCTCCAAGATCCTGTCGTCCGG CCTCAGGATAGGATTTGTGACGGGTCCAAAACCCCTGGTGGACAGGGTGGTCCTCCACATACAAGCCTCAACGATGCACACCAGCACCTTCACGCAG CTCATGGTCTCCCAGCTGCTGCAGGACTGGGGCCAGGACGGCTTCCTCCGACACGTTGATGG AGTGGTGCAGTTTTACAGATCGCAGCGGAACGCCATGTTATCGTCTGCTGACCGGTGGCTGAAAG GCCTGGCAGAGTGGCACGCGCCGGCAGCCGGGATGTTCCTGTGGATCAGGCTGCACGGCATCGCTGACACCAAGCAGCTCATCATGGAGAAAGCTCTGGAGAAGGAG GTCCTGCTGGTGCCAGGGGGCGTGTTCAACATCGACAGCTCGGAGGCCTGTCCGTACGTCCGGGCTGCGTTCTCCCTGTCCACGCCGCAGCAGATAGATGAG GCTTTCAAGCGGCTGTCCGCTCTCATCCGAGAGGCGGCCCAGCCGTAA
- the LOC114772561 gene encoding microfibrillar-associated protein 3-like — MRGLDGYAVLLLSFACAAAALEPVPANRSAAENATDGLVPTVLAKSSQIIAREGNGVLIDCNVTGEPFPSVRWYNSHGRLLDADDGKWWLLDNGMLNITSVTFADRGKYTCTAWNALGSANCTVTLRVVFTSDSMGVYYMVVCLVTFTIIMVLNVTRLCMMSSHLKKTEKAINEFFRTEGAEKLQKAFEIAKRIPIITSAKTLELAKVTQFKTMEFARYIEELARSIPLPPLIMNCRTFMEEILEVVGVEEMRHTFVRQAPEGHEGAGGGAGCRLGARSVGDVFTVLRERERPRERSDSPAADSDDASLHEQPQQIAIQVSVHPPQAGTVEAELSVPPPPAPAPSTVEEEPGEEQENKMVEEEEEENEEEGGSAPTPNSNIVYESHV, encoded by the exons ATGAGAGGGCTAGACGGATACGCCGTGCTGCTGCTGTCCTTCGCCTGCGCCGCAGCGGCCTTGGAGCCGGTCCCGGCAAACAGGAGCGCTGCTGAGAATGCGACAGATGGCCTGGTCCCCACGGTGCTCGCCAAAAGCAGCCAGATTATCGCCCGAGAGGGGAACGGCGTTCTGATCGACTGCAACGTCACCGGAGAGCCCTTCCCCAGCGTCAGGTGGTACAACTCCCACGGGCGGCTGCTGGACGCCGACG ATGGGAAGTGGTGGCTCTTGGACAACGGCATGCTCAACATCACCAGCGTCACCTTCGCCGACCGCGGCAAGTACACCTGCACGGCGTGGAACGCGCTGGGCTCGGCCAACTGCACGGTGACTCTGCGCGTGGTCTTCACCAGCGACAGCATGGGCGTGTACTACATGGTGGTGTGTCTGGTGACCTTCACCATCATCATGGTGCTGAACGTCACGCGCCTCTGCATGATGAGCAGCCACCTGAAGAAGACGGAGAAGGCCATCAACGAGTTCTTCCGCACCGAGGGCGCCGAGAAGCTGCAGAAGGCCTTCGAGATCGCCAAGCGCATTCCCATCATCACCTCGGCCAAGACCCTGGAGCTCGCCAAGGTCACGCAGTTCAAGACCATGGAGTTCGCGCGCTACATCGAGGAGCTGGCCCGCAGCATCCCGCTGCCGCCGCTCATCATGAACTGCCGCACCTTCATGGAGGAGATCCTGGAGGTGGTCGGGGTGGAGGAGATGCGCCACACGTTCGTCCGGCAGGCGCCCGAGGGCCACGAGGGCGCGGGGGGCGGAGCCGGGTGCCGGCTCGGGGCGCGGTCCGTGGGCGACGTCTTCACCGTCCTGCGCGAGCGGGAGAGGCCGCGGGAGCGCAGCGACTCGCCCGCCGCCGACTCGGACGACGCCTCGCTGCACGAGCAGCCGCAGCAGATCGCCATCCAGGTGTCGGTGCACCCGCCTCAAGCCGGTACCGTGGAGGCGGAGCTTTCTGTGCCTCCGCCCCCAGCCCCGGCCCCCTCGACTGTGGAGGAGGAGCCTGGGGAGGAACAGGAGAATAagatggtggaggaggaggaggaagagaacgAGGAAGAGGGAGGCTCCGCACCGACACCGAACAGCAACATAGTCTACGAAAGTCACGTGTGA
- the LOC114772562 gene encoding INO80 complex subunit B-like isoform X2 → MGKRKDVIHHPRFHAGDASEAAGYNPHRKKHKKHKKHKKKCHRDDGGLSFSSEAMESDSGLPINLKPPQLKLKIKLGGQTMGTKSVPTFTVLPGTVRSAPPLMVVDDCDEDDEDDDDEDENEPSEGVPIEQYRAWLDEDSNVEPSSLPDVDGESPQEGPMDEEERWLEALEKGELDDNGELKKEIDVSLLTARQKALLHKQQSQPLLELPMGYKEKELTVEMMQKREERARKRRLQAAKKAEENKNQTIERLTKTSKGKMKSLKERKSRQAQIPMVRYSDSAQGASVSFPLGVAAPSPAPPRAPPPPPASCGVLGCPNLKRYSCSRTGTPLCSLECYRRNLVLLEGAA, encoded by the exons ATGGGGAAGAGGAAGGACGTGATCCATCATCCCAGGTTCCATGCAG GAGACGCGAGTGAGGCCGCAGGGTACAACCCCCATCGCAAGAAACACAAGAAGCATAAGAAGCACAAGAAGAAGTGCCACCGTGATGACGGCGGCCTCAGCTTCTCCTCCGAGGCCATGGAGTCGGACTCTGGGCTGCCCATCAACCTGAAGCCACCTCAGCTAAAGCTGAAGATCAAGTTGGGAGGACAGACGATGGGCACGAAGAG CGTGCCGACGTTCACCGTGCTCCCGGGGACGGTGCGATCTGCACCTCCGCTGATGGTCGTGGATGACTGTGACGAGGATGACGAGGACGATGATGACGAGGACGAAAACGAGCCTTCTGAGGGAGTTCCCATTGAGCAGTATCGGGCCTGGCTTG ATGAGGACAGTAACGTGGAGCCGTCGTCTCTGCCCGACGTGGACGGCGAGTCGCCACAAGAGGGCCCTATGGACGAGGAGGAGCGGTGGCTGGAGGCCCTGGAGAAAGGGGAGCTGGACGACAACGGCGAGCTGAAGAAGGAAATCGACGTGTCTCTCCTCACCGCCAGGCAG AAAGCCCTCCTGCACAAGCAGCAGAGCCAGCCGCTGCTGGAGCTGCCCATGGGCTACAAGGAGAAGGAGCTGACGGTGGAGATGATGCAGAAGCGCGAGGAGCGAGCGCGCAAGCGCCGCCTTCAGGCCGCCAAGAAGGCGGAGGAGAACAAGAACCAGACCATCGAGCGCCTCACCAAGACCAGCAAGGGCAAGATGAAGAGCCTGAAGGAGCGCAAGTCCAGGCAGGCGCAGATTCCCATGGTGCGCTACAGCGACTCCGCCCAGGGCGCCAGCGTGTCCTTCCCCCTGGGCGTGGCCGCCCCATCCCCGGCTCCGCCCCGCGCCCCTCCCCCGCCTCCGGCCAGCTGCGGCGTGCTGGGCTGCCCCAACCTGAAGAGGTACTCCTGCTCCAGAACCGGGACGCCGCTCTGCAGCCTGGAGTGCTACAGGAGGAACCTGGTTCTGTTGGAGGGTGCGGCCTAG
- the LOC114772560 gene encoding kynurenine/alpha-aminoadipate aminotransferase, mitochondrial-like isoform X2 has translation MNYSRFLTAVSAARRPSAIRILTELQQRSPPSLISLAGGAPNPDTFPFQFATIKVKNGDSIVFDEATMKRALQYSASPGIPELLSWMKGLQKSLHNPPTLAYSPENGQMEMCVTTGSQEGLCKVFEMLVNPGDNVLLDAPTYSGTLAALLPLGCNIINVPSDQHGMIPEALGDILSRWDPADAHAPGSSVPRVLYTIPNGGNPTGASMTARRKQEVYELARKYDFLIIEDDPYYFLQFQKPWAPTFLSMDVDGRIIRTDSFSKILSSGLRIGFVTGPKPLVDRVVLHIQASTMHTSTFTQLMVSQLLQDWGQDGFLRHVDGVVQFYRSQRNAMLSSADRWLKGLAEWHAPAAGMFLWIRLHGIADTKQLIMEKALEKEVLLVPGGVFNIDSSEACPYVRAAFSLSTPQQIDEAFKRLSALIREAAQP, from the exons ATGAACTACTCACGCTTCCTGACCGCAGTGAGCGCGGCACGGAGGCCCTCGGCAATCCGGATCCTGA CCGAGCTGCAGCAGCGGTCTCCCCCATCCCTGATCTCGCTGGCCGGCGGGGCGCCCAACCCCGACACCTTCCCCTTCCAGTTCGCCACCATCAAAGTGAAGAATGGCGACTCCATCGTGTTCGATGAAGCCACGATGAAGAGGGCTCTACAGTACTCCGCCTCCCCTGG AATTCCTGAACTGCTGTCGTGGATGAAGGGTCTCCAGAAGAGTCTGCACAACCCGCCCACGCTGGCCTACAGCCCAGAGAACGGCCAGATGGAGATGTGCGTGACCACCGGCAGCCAGGAGGGACTCTGCAAG gtgTTTGAAATGCTGGTTAACCCAGGAGACAACGTCCTTCTTGATGCACCCACGTACTCCGGCACCCTCGCAGCC CTGCTTCCTCTGGGCTGTAACATCATCAACGTCCCCAGTGACCAGCACGGCATGATCCCAGAGGCGCTCGGGGACATTCTGTCACGCTGGGACCCCGCGGACGCCCACGCGCCCGGCAGCAGCGTCCCCAGGGTGCTGTACACCATCCCCAACGGGGGCAACCCCACCGGCGCCTCCATGACCGCCCGGCGCAAGCAGGAAGTGTATGAG CTTGCGAGGAAATACGACTTCCTGATCATTGAAGATGATCCATATTACTTCCTGCAGTTTCAGAAG CCCTGGGCTCCTACTTTCCTCTCCATGGACGTGGACGGTCGGATCATCCGCACCGACTCCTTCTCCAAGATCCTGTCGTCCGG CCTCAGGATAGGATTTGTGACGGGTCCAAAACCCCTGGTGGACAGGGTGGTCCTCCACATACAAGCCTCAACGATGCACACCAGCACCTTCACGCAG CTCATGGTCTCCCAGCTGCTGCAGGACTGGGGCCAGGACGGCTTCCTCCGACACGTTGATGG AGTGGTGCAGTTTTACAGATCGCAGCGGAACGCCATGTTATCGTCTGCTGACCGGTGGCTGAAAG GCCTGGCAGAGTGGCACGCGCCGGCAGCCGGGATGTTCCTGTGGATCAGGCTGCACGGCATCGCTGACACCAAGCAGCTCATCATGGAGAAAGCTCTGGAGAAGGAG GTCCTGCTGGTGCCAGGGGGCGTGTTCAACATCGACAGCTCGGAGGCCTGTCCGTACGTCCGGGCTGCGTTCTCCCTGTCCACGCCGCAGCAGATAGATGAG GCTTTCAAGCGGCTGTCCGCTCTCATCCGAGAGGCGGCCCAGCCGTAA